One stretch of Armigeres subalbatus isolate Guangzhou_Male chromosome 2, GZ_Asu_2, whole genome shotgun sequence DNA includes these proteins:
- the LOC134217015 gene encoding protein-glucosylgalactosylhydroxylysine glucosidase-like produces the protein MSNLITSFALVIGILAAIGTNSVTGNDANYLFTSTSLPAKEITPTLSNGNIAFVVFGDAVHMNGVYNGLQGLSHRARIPNYANIQILNCASSIVQPTGCYYQLDMKKNMFRTVYEEPLGDYRIVHDVYPHRYFDMAIVNKIRIQRLNSQSTISVNIDRFPGSESVDFNFNTPELIDVGGALFTRECGKTKQAEDIRYQQYGHDVCVYYPDLQKTLVLTTDKTAEEFNFYTVFSRSMSEADDELQGMRQHNVESVHISEMERVWEQYGITVEGNDDLDRVLKASSFYLSSSLPSANTNQVNSYPFYGLSPSGLGRGGEELLEYQGHSFWDTEIWMFPPILLMDPKNARKLLRYRTVVHKAAADIAANNEYEGWQFPWESAFTGAETTPECCPEVVEFQHHITADIAFAARQYFYATEDLDWMRTEGCKLAYETAKFWKSRVEYNNETDLYEIHRIMGPDEDHYNVSNNPFTNVVAAHNLMFGEFAGCLCEGVVGATKEERAKFVEVGKGMTLLHDEEIDYHPQFEGYQRGDLIKQADVVLLGYPLEYSMNVSTKANNMDIYSQVTRSNGPAMTWAMHTIGHLDLGQTEEAEQMFSKSYQQYMRQPYNVWSENGDGTNGTGNFITGAGGFLQSIINGYAGIRLHNGEMLIKKPSRLPGTTRLYIPEINYLGIKFYLDITATNTMFGLKEISNTDAVKFIVDNVERSLCSNCSTLFNDQVVIRANRASNFNGCQLAETKIGIRVADQDNGAYLTRVAPTLIGLILASFVLRNII, from the exons ATGTCCAAccttatcacaagttttgcccTGGTAATAGGGATCCTAGCTGCTATAGGAACAAATTCGGTTACCGGAAATGATGCGAATTATCTTTTCACGAGTACAAG CCTTCCCGCAAAAGAAATCACTCCTACCCTCTCCAACGGTAACATCGCTTTCGTAGTTTTCGGAGATGCGGTACATATGAACGGAGTCTACAATGGACTACAGGGTCTGAGCCACCGAGCTCGTATTCCCAATTACGCGAACATTCAAATCCTAAACTGTGCTAGCAGCATCGTCCAACCGACCGGATGTTACTACCAGTTAGATATGAAGAAAAACATGTTCCGTACTGTGTACGAAGAACCACTGGGAGACTACCGTATCGTGCACGATGTTTACCCGCATCGGTACTTTGACATGGCAATTGTGAACAAGATACGGATTCAGCGATTGAACTCTCAAAGCACCATTTCAGTGAATATTGATCGATTTCCAGGCAGTGAAAGCGTTGACTTCAATTTTAATACACCTGAGCTTATAGACGTCGGTGGTGCACTCTTCACACGCGAATGCGGTAAAACCAAGCAAGCTGAAGACATCCGGTATCAACAATACGGTCATGATGTTTGTGTTTATTATCCGGATCTTCAGAAAACATTGGTACTGACCACAGACAAAACTGCTGAAGAATTCAACTTCTACACAGTATTCTCACGCTCAATGAGCGAAGCAGACGACGAACTTCAAGGAATGAGGCAACACAATGTTGAATCGGTCCATATTTCTGAAATGGAACGCGTTTGGGAACAATATGGTATCACTGTGGAAGGGAACGATGACCTCGATCGTGTGCTGAAAGCAAGCTCTTTCTATCTATCCAGTTCGCTACCGTCCGCAAACACCAACCAGGTCAACAGTTATCCATTCTACGGACTTTCACCATCCGGTTTGGGTCGTGGGGGAGAAGagttgttggaatatcagggtCACAGCTTCTGGGATACGGAAATATGGATGTTCCCACCCATTTTGTTGATGGATCCTAAAAACGCTCGAAAACTGCTTCGATATAGAACCGTAGTTCACAAAGCAGCTGCGGACATTGCAGCAAATAACGAGTACGAGGGATGGCAGTTTCCTTGGGAATCAGCCTTCACTGGTGCAGAAACAACTCCGGAATGTTGCCCAGAGGTAGTCGAGTTCCAACACCACATTACCGCTGACATTGCCTTCGCTGCCAGACAATATTTTTACGCAACCGAAGATTTGGACTGGATGCGCACTGAAGGTTGCAAGTTGGCTTACGAAACCGCCAAGTTCTGGAAGAGTCGCGTTGAGTACAATAACGAAACTGACCTCTATGAGATTCACCGTATCATGGGGCCCGACGAGGACCACTACAACGTGAGTAATAATCCTTTTACGAATGTTGTTGCTGCTCATAATTTGATGTTCGGAGAATTTGCTGGTTGTCTATGCGAAGGAGTCGTTGGAGCCACCAAAGAAGAACGCGCTAAATTTGTTGAAGTTGGCAAAGGGATGACACTGTTGCACGACGAGGAAATTGATTACCATCCACAATTTGAAGGATACCAGCGAGGTGATTTGATCAAACAAGCCGATGTGGTGCTCCTCGGATATCCTCTGGAATACTCAATGAATGTGTCAACAAAAGCGAATAACATGGATATTTACAGTCAGGTAACTCGCTCTAATGGGCCCGCCATGACTTGGGCGATGCACACCATTGGTCACCTGGACTTGGGCCAGACGGAAGAAGCTGAGCAAATGTTCAGCAAGAGTTACCAACAGTACATGCGACAACCTTACAACGTTTGGAGTGAAAATGGTGACGGAACTAATGGGACTGGAAATTTCATAACTGGCGCCGGTGGTTTTCTGCAGTCTATCATAAATGGTTACGCCGGAATCCGCCTACACAAcggagaaatgctaataaagaAGCCCTCACGATTGCCCGGAACTACCAGGCTGTATATACCGGAAATCAACTATCTGGGGATCAAATTCTATCTGGACATCACAGCTACTAACACAATGTTTGGGCTCAAAGAAATATCGAACACGGATGCTGTCAAATTCATCGTGGATAACGTGGAGCGTTCACTTTGCAGCAACTGCTCCA CTTTGTTCAACGACCAAGTTGTTATTCGAGCCAATAGAGCATCCAACTTTAACGGATGTCAACTAGCGGAGACTAAGATTGGGATTAGGGTCGCTGATCAGGATAACGGAGCTTACCTAACACGTGTTGCACCAACGTTGATTGGACTTATTTTGGCAAGTTTCGTACTGCGAAATATAATCTAA